CTCGACAACGCGATCCTGATCGTGGGCGCGATGGCGGTCGGCCCGGAGTTCGGGCCGCTGGCCGGCTTCTCCACGGCGATCGTCCAGCGGCACCCGCGACTGGCCCTGCGATCGATGATCGCGCTGCTGGCCGGCTTCGCCGTGGCCATGGTGGTCACGGTGGGATTCAGCTACTTCATGGACGCGGTCGGCCTGTTCACCCAGGAGCAGCTGGACGCGGACCGGCCCAACACCGGCTTCGTCTGGGCCCCCGACTGGTTCTCCTTCGTCGTGGCGGTCCTCGCGGGCACGGCCGGCACGCTGTCCCTGACCTCTTCGAAGTCGGGCGCCCTGGTGGGCGTGGCCATCTCCGTGACCACCGTCCCCGCGGCCGCCAACGCGGCCGTGGCCCTTAGCTACGGCGACTCGAAGCAGACCTGGGGCTCCACCGAGCAGCTCCTGCTGAACCTGCTCGGCATCATCCTCGCCGGCACGCTCACGCTCCTGGCCCAGAAGTGGCTCTGGGCCAGGCAGCGCGACCGACAAGCGAGAGAGGGAGCGAGGGCAGGCGGGAACTAGCCCAGCGCCGACTTCACGGCGTCCGCGAGGCGGCCCGCCACCGACCTGGCGTGGTCGATGTCGGCGGCCTCGACCATGACGCGCACGAGCGGCTCGGTGCCGGACGGGCGGAGCAACACCCGCCCGGTGGAGCCGAGTTCGCGCTCGGCGTCGGCCACGGCGGCGGACAGCTCGGCAGAGGTCTTCACCCGCGACTTGTCGACGTCGGGCACGTTGATGAGCACCTGCGGCAGCCGCTCCATGATCGAGGCGAGGTCCTGGAGCGTACGTCCCGTCTGGGCGACCCGGGCCGCGAGGAGCAGGCCGGTCAGCGTGCCGTCGCCGGTGGTGGCGTGGTCGAGGACGATGACGTGCCCGGACTGCTCGCCGCCGAGCGCGTACCCGTGCTCCTTCATCTCCTCCAGCACATAGCGGTCGCCGACCGCCGTCTGGACGAGGGAGACGCCCTCGCGCTCCATGGCGAGCTTGAAGCCCAGGTTGGACATGACCGTCGCGACAACGGTGTCGGAGCGCAGTGCGGAACGCTCCCGCATCGCCAGCGCGAGCACGGCCAGGATCTGGTCGCCGTCCACCTCGGCACCCGTGTGGTCCACGGCGAGGCAGCGGTCGGCGTCGCCGTCGTGCGCGATGCCGAGGTCGGCGCCGTGTTCGAGGACGGCGGCCTGGAGCTTGCCCAGGTGGGTGGAGCCGCAGCCGTCGTTGATGTTGAGCCCGTCCGGCTCCGCGCCGATCGTGACGATCTCGGCGCCGGCGCGGCTGAAGGCCTCGGGCGACACCCGGGCGGCGGCACCGTGCGCCTCGTCGAGGACGACCTTGAGACCGTCGAGGCGGTTCGGCAGGACGCCGATGAGGTGGGCGACGTACTGGTCGAGACCCTGGTCGTACGACGTCACCCGGCCGACGCCGGCACCGGTCGGGCGGTCCCAGGGGGCGCCGGTGCGGTGCTCCTCGTAGACGCGCTCGATCTTGTCCTCCAGCTCGTCGGCGAGCTTGTGGCCGCCGCGGGCGAAGAACTTGATCCCGTTGTCGGGCATGGCGTTGTGGCTGGCCGAGAGCATCACGCCGAGGTCGGCGCCCAGCGCCCCGGTGAGGTACGCCACCGCGGGGGTGGGCAGCACACCGACGCGCAGGACGTCCACGCCCGCGCTGGCCAGGCCCGCGACCACGGCTGCCTCAAGGAACTCCCCGGACGCGCGCGGGTCCCGCCCGACCACTGCTTTCGGCCGGTGGCCCTCGAACGTGCCGGCCTCGGCCAGTACGTGCGCCGCTGCCACGGAGAGTCCGAGCGCGAGCTCGGCCGTCAGATCCGCGTTGGCGACACCGCGCACGCCGTCCGTGCCGAAGAGTCGTCCCACTTGTCCTCCTGAGGAAGCTTCAGAGTTCGGAAGTCACCCGATCACACGAGCCTTTGAGCACCTTGTGCCGTTATACGCCCATGCCTGTGATAAACGAACGCCCCGGGGGCACTGTGGCGTGCCGCCGGGGCGTTCGGACGTACTCCGCGTACGGCGTGTAGAAGCTACACGCCGTACCCGTACGAGCAGGCAGCGAAGATTAACGCTTGCTGTACTGCGGGGCCTTGCGGGCCTTCTTGAGACCGGCCTTCTTGCGCTCGACCGCACGGTCGTCGCGCTTGAGGAAGCCGGCCTTCTTCAGGGCGCCGCGGTTGTTGTCGACGTCGGCCTCGTTCAGCGCACGGGCGACACCGAGACGGAGCGCACCGGCCTGACCGGAGACACCGCCACCCGCGATGCGGGCGATGACGTCGTAGCGGCCCTCGAGCTCGAGCACCTTGAAGGGCTCGTTGACTTCCTGCTGGTGCACCTTGTTGGGGAAGTAGTCCTCAAGGGTGCGACCGTTGATCTTCCACTTGCCGGTGCCCGGGACGATCCGGACGCGGGCGATGGCGTTCTTGCGGCGACCCAGGCCGGCGGCCGGCTGCGGCTCGCCGAAACGGGACGCCATCGACTCCGAGGTGTACTCGCCCTCAACGACGATCTCGGACTCGGTGGTGTAGCTGTCGATGTCGACGAGCTCAGTCTCTTCGACCGGCTGCTCAACAGTGTTCTCGGCCACGATTCTCCTCAGATTCTCTTCAGTCTTAGGGGGTGGCCGGACTTACTGCGCGACCTGGGTGATCTCGAACGGCACCGGCTGCTGGGCAGCGTGCGGGTGCTGGTCGCCCGAGTAGACCTTCAGCTTCGAGAGCATCTGACGGCCCAGGGAGTTCTTGGGGAGCATGCCCTTGACGGCCTTCTCGACGGCCTTCTCGGGGTTCTTGTCCATCAGCTCGTCGTAGCGGACGGAGCGCAGACCACCCGGGTAACCCGAGTGGCGGTACGCCATCTTCTGGGTCCGCTTATTGCCGGACAGGTGCACCTTGTCGGCGTTGATGATGATGACGAAGTCACCGGCATCGACGTGCGGGGCAAAGATCGGCTTGTGCTTGCCCCGCAGAAGGTTGGCGGCGGTGGTCGCCAGACGGCCGAGGACGACGTCCTGGGCGTCGATGACGTGCCACTGGCGAGTGATGTCGCCGGGCTTGGGGCTGTACGTACGCACGGTTCGTAGCCTTCGCTTCTTCAGTGAGTGGGTCCTGACAAGGCCACCACGGACGATCACGACAGCCCTGACCGCACTGCGGTGACGCATACCGCGTGCTGGTCGCTGGTCATCGGCCCCGGTGGACCGGTGTAAGGGCCCCCCACGTGAGAATGAGCAAGCCAATACACATAACGAACTGCAAGCCTACCCGCGCCGCCCCGCAGGGGTCAAAACGCCGAACAAGCGCCGCTACCGCTGCAGGCAGTCGTCCCGCCGGGCTACCGCTGCAGGCAGTCGTCCCGCCGGGCTATCGCTGTGGGCAGTCGTCCCGCAGGGCGGGACGGGCGGGCACAGCCTGCAGCGCCGGGCGCCTGGAAACCGGCCCCAGCGACAACCCCGGCCGCACGGCCACCGCGGCAGCCAGTACACACAAGGTAAGGCAGTCCCGATAGGCCCGCCGGGTCACCGGCTCCAGCCAGGGCCAGGTAACCCCCGGCACCTGGGGCACGAACGCCAGCCAGAACCAGGGCCCCCGAGCCACCGAGCCGGGACACGGCAGCCCCGCGAGCAGCAGCGGCACGACAACGAGCAGATAGTGGTCGTACGAAGGCCGGGAGACCAGAAACGCCGAGAGCATCAGCATCACCCCGGCCTCGACCACCCGCAGCGGCCCAGGCAGGGCAAGCCGCCACCGCCGGTACGCACACCAGACCCCCGCGAGCGCGGCCACGCCGGCCAGCACCCCGGCGACAGCCGCCGGCACCCCCAGCCGGGCGAGCACCGCCCCCGGCGAAGCCTCGTAGAGCCGTACGAAATCGTCATGCCCGCGCAGCAGAAACGGCAGCGTCCGCGTGACGAACCCCGCGGGATCCGGCATCAGCAGCGCCGCCCCGCCGGAAACCACCGCCGGAACCAGCACCAGGACGGCCAGCCCCCGCCACTCCCGGGCGAAGACGAAGAGCAGCGCCACCGGCGCGAGCAACGGCTTCAGCACGATCGCGGCACCGATCACCGCCCCCGCCGCGACCCACCGCCCCCGCACCGCACACAGCAACCCCAGCGGCAGCGCGAGCGCCGCCGTCACAGTCCAGTTGCCGAGCGTCACCAGGTGTCCGAAGGGCGCGAAACCCAGCGCGAGCGCGGTGAGCCCGAGCACGGCGAAGCGGCTGCGCCAGGAAATCCCGTGGATACGCAGCGCGCAGGCCCAGCCCGCCGCCAGCAGCGCGGTCACCGTCAGCGGGACGAGCACCCGCAGCGCGGCCAGTGGCAGCATCGCCTGCGGCACGGCCGCGAGCACCGCGCCCGGCAGATAGAGGAAGTGCGGGTCGGCGTAGGGCGAGCCCCCGTCCAGCCAGGTCCTGGCCGCCCGTACGACGATCGCGTTGTCCATCCCGCCGTCCGAGCTCGCGCGCGCCACGTTCACGACCGGGACGCAGAGCACCACCGCCAGGACCGCCCACGCGTGCCGGGACGCCCGCCGCACCAACCACCCGGACATGTCACTTTTGCCCTCGTTCATGCAGGTCACGCTAGGGGCTCAAGTGCACTGTGAAGCGGAACGGCACCCCCCAACGCCCGTCTAAGATGCGGCGCATGAGTTATGGGCAGGGTGGGCAGGGGCAGCCTCCGTGGAATCCCTGGAAGCCGGGATCTCAGCAGCCTCAGTGGGGAAACCAGACCGCCGATCAGACTCCTGACTGGGCGGCACTCGCCGAGGCGTCCGAGTCGCGCAACAAGCGCCGAAGGCTGCTGTTCATCGGCGCCGGCGCGCTTGCCACGATCGCGGTCGGCGCGGCGGTCGCCATGGCCGTCGTGAACGCGAACGGGGACGGCCAGGCCTCGAACCAGCCCTCCGACCTGCCCGCCACCGCGGACATCCCGAGCGACACCACCGGGCCGGCACCGTCGTTCGAGCCGACCTCGGCCCCTCCCCCGCTGGATCCGAAGGACTTCATATCCAGCGTGAAGAAGGACACGGCCCCGCTCAGCCCGGACATCCTCTTCCCCGGTACGACGCTGACGGTGGGCGACATCGTCTACCGCAAGGGTCCGACGGCCGACACCAAGAACTGCGCCTCGGCCGCGAAGAACACCCTCCCCGCGGTCCTCACCAAGAACGACTGCACGCGCGTCCTGCGCGTCACCTACACCAAGGACGGTGTCGCGGTGACGGTCGGCGTGGCCGTCTTCGACACCGAGGCCCAGGCGCTCAAGGCCAAGGGCGAGGCCGACAAGAAGAGCATCGTCGACTCGCTGTCCGGCAACGGCGTGAAGAACTTCTGCGACGCGGCGGTCTGCCGCTCCACCACCAACTCCTACGGCCGCTACGCCTACTTCACGATCGCCGGCTTCACCAACGGCAAGGACGTGACGACCAAGGACACCGCGGTCTTCACCACCGGCGACGACCTCCAGGAGTTCACCTTCCGGCAGATCGGCCGCCGTGGCCAGGCCCAGGCATCGGCCGCGGCCAACGGGTAGCCGCCTTCCGCGGCGGCCGGCCAGCCCGGTGAGCCGCCTTCCGCGGCGGCCGACCGTCCCGAGTGGCCGGCCGCCGCGGGGTCGTCCGCCGCGATCAGCGGCCCCGGCGCTCCAGCAGTTGCACCGTCATCAGGCGCATCCGCTCGGTGCGCACGACCTTGAACCCCCTGGCCAGTGCCGCGGCCGTACTCTCCCTCATCCGGGCGCGGACATCGCCGAACGTCGTCGACACCAGCCACAGCCGCCGCCGGCCCGCCAGGCAGGCCGCGGGCACATCGCACTCCTCCGGCGCGTACCAGCCGGTCTGCCGGGCTGTCCGCTTCACCACGACGTCGTCGGGCCGGGCGCCCTCGCCAGCTCGTACGCCAGGTGACCGCGCTCGGCGGACGTCATCGAGCCTTCCGTGCGTCGAAGCCGTAGAGGTCGTCCGCGGCGAGGCGCCGGAACTCGGCCAGGCCCTCCGGTTCGACCGTCAGCCTCCAGTCCTCGCGTGCCTTGTAGTCGAACCAGGCGAAGCCGACGATGTCGCGGGCGGGCGCGATGCCCTCGAAGAGAGCCCGCACATGGGTCGCCCTGAGCTCGCCGGGCATGGCGCCCGTCTCCAGGACGAGCATCGGCTCGCGGCTGAACCTGCGCACCTCGGCCATGGTCGCCCCGAACAGCCCCTCGAAGGTGTGCGGGTCCCAGTCGGTGAAGTACCCGATCAGGCCGACCCAGTCGACGTAGTTCTCGCCCGGGTAGAAGCGGCTGAGGTCGTCGTGGGTGTCCGGTTTGATGATGTTCGGCGACCAGGCCCAGATCACGTGGGTCGCGCCGACGTCCTCGAAGACGTCGTGGATGTGCCGCCAGGCCCGGACGTACTCCTTGGGCGTGGTCTCGGTGATCCCCCACTTCTCCCAGTCGCCGTTCATCTCGTCCGCGAAGCTGATCGCGACCGGGATGTTCAGGGTGCGGACCGCCGTCGCGTACTCCTTGATGTACGCGTCGGTCTCGCCGTCGGCGATCTCGGTGAGGGACGTCTTCTGCGGCTCCCAGGACACGATGGTCAGCGCACCGGTGTTCCAGGCGTTGCGGACACCCGTGGCGTCGAATCCGTCGCCCCAGGCCGCGTAGTACCGGATGAGATTCGGCCTCTTGCCGACCAGCCTGGTGTAGTCGTCCACCGGCTCCATGGAGTGCGGGGCCTTGGCCCGGGCGACGCCGAAGTACTTCTTCGCCGGCTGGAGCAACGGGCGTACGTCATAGGGCGGTTCCTGCGCGCCCGCGGCTGTGGCCGGGACGCGGGAACGGCCGCCGACGGTGCCCGGGCTGCACGCCGTCAGCGCGAGGGCGGCGGCGGTGAGCGGAACGAGCAGGGCGGCGGTGACACGGCACACGCGCATCAGTGGGCTCCCATCGCACGGGGCTGGACCAGGACTCGTCCGACGATCAGCGCGTAGAAGAGTCCGGAGGACAGAAGGAGGGCGAAGTCGGCCGGGTCGGGCATCAGCGTGCGCCAGCCGGCGGCGGCCACCCAGAGCACCGCGGTTCCACCGCCCCACAGCCACACAGCGGTCCGGTGCCGTGTGATTCCGCTCCGCTTCGCCGCGGCGGAACCGGTGGCCTGCCAGCCCATGCGGCGGCCGCGCAGGATGTCCCAGATAGCGAAGACGTGCGCCCAGCCGTACATCATGCGGACCGCCCACGCCTCCAGGCGGTAGCTGGCCGAGTCGTCGAGGGCGAACGGCTCGCAGGGGCCCGGGTAGTCGTCGGCGAGCATCCGTACATGGGTCCAGGTGTTGTGCAGCACCTCGATCGGCTCACCGCACACCGGCAGGAAGACATCGACCGAGGGATAGGTGCCGGGGCGCCATGCGCCCACGAGTCTTCGATGCCGCTCCACGTCGAAATCGCGGCTGCACAGATTCACCCGCAGCGAGATCAGGTAGTACAGCACCGTGAACGTCAGGAGGGGGGCGAACAGCCACAACAGCGGGGAGGAGGACGCCAGTCGGAACTGACTCAGCGCCGGACAGGACACGCTGACCATCGAAGTGACCGTGAGCATCCACAAGCGGCGCTTGGGGTAGGCGTACTTCTCGTCGTCCGACGGCGGCAGCGGCAGCAGTCCGGGCTGCGCCGGCTGGTCCGAGGGCGGCCTGAGGGTCTGCTGCCGTCTCGTCCCGGGGCGCACCACACGGGCGGCCTCAATTGAACTCATCCAGGTCTCCCAGACCACCCGCCTCGCGCGGAACGAGGCGATGTGCCGGGAAATCTAAAGTGGCGTCAACTGGCCACGCTGGTGACACAAGCGAACGGGTTCACGCTTAACCCGAAATAATGGAGCACCTAACCGAAATGCCATAATCAAGCGCTGATACGGTCATTGCCCTTTTCCCTGGTGGCGTCTCAGGAACGCTCGGCGGCGAACGGTCCGCCGGTGCGGAAGACCAGCTCGGCGAAGCGTTCGCCGATGCGGCAGTGCGTGGCGGCGTCCGGGTGGAGCTGGTCGGGCAGCGGCAGCTCGACGAAGTCCGCCGCGCCGTAGAGGTCACGGCCGTCGAGGTAGTACAGATGGGGGTCCTCGGCCGCCCGCTGCTTCACGATGCGGGAGAGCTCGTCCCGGATGACGCCCAGCGTCAGCTTCCCGGCGACGCGCTCCGCGGGGTCGCCCGCGGCCCGCAACCGCAGCCTCCCAGCGCTGAGATCGCTGAAGTCCGGGGCACTGGGGCCGGGGGTGTCCTCGTGGATGGGGCACAGGATCGGCGAGACGACCAGCAGCGGCGCGGTGGGGTGCCCCTCGCGGATGGTGTCGAGGAAGCCGTGCACCGCCGGGGTGAAGGCACGCAGCCGCATCAGGTCGGTGTTGACCAGGTTGATGCCGATCTTGACGCTGATCAGGTCCGCGGGGGTGTCGCGCAGGGCGCGGGCGGTGAACGCGTCGAGCAGGGCACCGCCGCCCAGGCCCAGGTTGATCAGATCCACACCGCCGAGGGAGGCGGCCAGCGCGGGCCAGGTCGTGCTGGGACTGGCGGCGTCGGAGCCCTGGCTGATCGAACTCCCGTGGTGCAGCCACACTTTGCGGCCCCCCTGCGGCACAGCCTCGACAGGGGCGTCGGTGCGCAGGGCGACCAGCTGGGTCACCTCGTTGTGCGGCAGCCAGATCTCGACGGCCTTCACCTGACCGGGCAGACCGGCGAACCGGACGGTGCCCACCGGTCCGGGCCGGGACTCCGCGGAACCGGTGGTCATGTCCACGATCAGGGCATTGCCGCCGGGCGCGCTCGCCCGGCCGGCCGGGCGGCCGTCGACGAGCAGGTCGTACACGCCGTCGGGACGGGGCGGGGCACCCAGGTAGACCGTCTTGGTGGGAAGCGTGTCCAGCTCGACAACGGTCGCCCGGGTTCGGAAGACCAGCCGCACGCCGGAGGGCTGGGCCTCCGCCATGGCCAGCTGCCCGTCGGCGCACTGAGCCCGGGCCCGGGCGGGCAGCCGGTGCGGCAGCACCCCGTGCTGGGTGCGCTCCAGCTCCAGCGCGCCACGCAGGAGGTCCGCCGTGATGTCCGTGGTGATCAGGTCCGCCGGCCGTTCCGTGAAGGAGGAGCCGGGGACGTCGTCGTACTGGTCGCTCATGACCTCAGCTTGTCATTACGCTCATGACCTCAGCTTGTCATTAACAGGCTGCACACCCTGCTGCCCCGGGCAGCGACCGCTTGTTCCGCGCCTCCTTGCTCCGCGCGGCCAGCAACTCGTCGGCGGGATACCCGACCTCCTCGAGCGTCAGCCCGTGCGGCCGTACGACATGGACGGCGGAGTCACGCACACCGGCGGCCAGCACCTTCCCGGGCCAGTCGGTCCCGCGATGCCCGTCCCCCACGAACAACAGCGCACCGATCAGCGACCGCACCATGTTGTGGCAGAAGGCATCGGCCCGCACGGTCGCGGTGATGATCCCGTCCTCACCCCGCACCAGGCTCAGCTCCTGGAGCGTACGAATGGTGGTCGCACCCTCGCGCCGCTTGCAGTACGCGGCGAAGTCGTGCTCCCCCAGGAGCCGCCCTGCTGCCTCGTTCATGGCGTCCACGTCGAGGGGCCAGTCGTGCCAGAGGACGTGACCGCGCAGCAGCGGATCGACGCCACCGGGGTTGTCGGTGACGCGATAGGCGTACCGCCGCCAGATCGCGGAGAAGCGGGCATTGAAACCGCTGGGCGCCTCCCTGAGAGCCCACACCCGCACATCCTTGGGCAGCCGCCCGGCAAGCCGCTTGAGCAGCTTCCCGCGGTGCTCGCCCCAGACCTCCAGAGGCAGATCAACATGCGCCACCTGCCCGCGTGCATGCACTCCGGCATCGGTCCGCCCGGCCACGGTCAGCTCGTACGCGGTGTCCCCGGACCGCGTCACCGTCCGTAGCGCGTCCTCGATCTCCGCCTGCACGGTCCTACGCTCACCGGCCTGCTTCGCCCACCCATGGAACGCGGTCCCGTCGTAGGACAGTTCCAGACGCACACGCACAAAACCGGGCTGTACTTCGTCACTCACAGATAGATCCTCTCAGGCCGGGGGCAGACAGACAGGCTGGCGGACCGCCGCCAGGCTGCGGGACAGCCAGGCCGGCGGACCGCCGCCAGGCTGTGGGCAGTCGTTGCGCAGCGGCGATGAGGGTCCCCCCGCTCTGGGGGTACCTCCCAGGCCCTTAAGGCACTGGGGGAGAAGCCGAGAGTGGGGGGAGGGTGGGCACAGCCGGACCCGCAGCCGCGTACGGCGCTCGCCCCCGCCCGCGGAACGCGAAAGCGGGCCCGCCCCGCAGGGGGCGGACCCGCTCAACGCAAGGCAGAGCCTCAGGCGTCCTTGGACTCCTCGGCGGCCTGCTCGGCCGGCTTGGCGTCCTCGACGGCCTCGGCGGCCTCGGCGGCAGCCGGAGCCGCAGCCTCGGCGTCCTTCGCGGCACGCTTCGTCGCCGCCTCGGCCTCACCGGTGGCCTGCTGGGCCACGGTCAGGGCCTCCACCAGCTCGATGACAGCCATGGGCGCGTTGTCGCCACGGCGGTTACCGATCTTGGTGATACGGGTGTAACCACCCGGGCGGTTCTCGTAGCGCGGGCCGATCTCGGTGAAGAGCGTGTGCACGATGCTCTTGTCCGTGATCACCGAGAGCACCTGACGGCGGTTGTGAAGGTCACCCTTCTTCGCCTTGGTGATCAGACGCTCCGCGTACGGGCGCAGGCGGCGGGCCTTCGCCTCGGTGGTGGTGATGCGGCCGTGCTCGAACAGCGACTTCGCGAGGTTCGCGAGGAGCAGCTTCTCGTGCGCGGCGCTGCCGCCCAGACGGGCACCCTTGGTGGGCTTCGGCATGGTGTTTCTCCTAGGTGTCTGCCCCGGCCGTATCAGGTACCGAGGTCAGTATCCGAGCGGGCGGGTTTGCCCGTCGGAGACCCGCGCCCCGTAAGGGGCGCGGGGAAATGCGCGACCAGCCACAGCGGGCCCGCAGCCAAGACCCGGTGATCGGTCCCGAGCTCTCAGTACTGCTCGGTCTCGACAAAACCGGCGTCGGCGTCGTCATCGGCCCCGAAAGCGTCGGCCGCGGCCGTGGGGTCGAATCCGGGCGGGCTGTCCTTCAGGGCGAGACCCATCCCGGCCAGCTTCGCCTTGACCTCGTCGATGGACTTCGCACCGAAGTTGCGGATGTCCAGGAGGTCGGCCTCGGAGCGGGCGACGAGCTCACCCACGGAGTGGATGCCCTCACGCTTGAGGCAGTTGTACGAGCGAACGGTGAGCTCGAGCTCCTCGATCGGCAGCGCGAGATCGGCGGCCAGGGCGGCGTCCGTGGGGGACGGGCCCATGTCGATGCCCTCGGCGTCGATGTTGAGCTCGCGGGCGAGCCCGAAGAGCTCGACCAGCGTCTTACCGGCGGAAGCCATGGCGTCACGCGGACGCATGGCCTGCTTGGTCTCGACATCGACGATCAGCTTGTCGAAGTCGGTGCGCTGCTCGACACGCGTGGCCTCGACCTTGTACGTGACCTTCAGAACCGGCGAGTAGATGGAGTCGACCGGGATACGGCCGATCTCCTGGCCCACCTGCTTGTTCTGCACGGCGGAGACGTAACCGCGACCGCGCTCGACGGTCAGCTCCATCTCCAGCTTGCCCTTGCCGTTGAGCGTGGCGAGGACGAGGTCGGGGTTGTGCACCTCGACACCGGCCGGCGGCGCGATGTCAGCGGCGGTGACCAGACCCGGCCCCTGCTTGCGCAGGTACATCACGACAGGCTCGTCGTGCTCCGAGGAGACAACCAGCTGCTTGATGTTGAGGATCAGGTCGGTGACGTCCTCCTTGACGCCCGGCACGGTGGTGAACTCGTGCAGGACACCGTCGATGCGGATGCTGGTGACAGCAGCGCCGGGGATCGAGGAGAGGAGGGTACGACGCAGGGAGTTGCCGAGGGTGTAGCCGAAGCCCGGCTCCAGCGGCTCGATCACGAACCGGGAGCGGAACTCGTCGACGACCTCTTCGGTCAACGAGGGACGCTGAGCAATCAGCATGTTGCGATCCTTCAGTCAGGGGCGCCCGCTATTTGACGCCCTGCTCACCGGGCGGTAGCCCGATGTTGTTACTCCTGCAAGGGTACGGGCGGCACGCCTCCGAGGAGACGTACCGCCCGAAACCTAAGACAACCGTGCGTCAGACGCGGCGGCGCTTGGGCGGACGGCAGCCGTTGTGCGGGGTCGGGGTGACGTCCTGGATGGAGCCGACCTCGAGACCGGTCGCCTGGAGCGAACGGATGGCGGTCTCACGACCGGAACCCGGGCCCTTGACGAAGACGTCGACCTTGCGCATGCCGTGCTCCTGGGCGCGGCGGGCAGCCGACTCGGCGGCCATCTGCGCGGCGAACGGCGTGGACTTCCGGGAGCCCTTGAAGCCGACGTGGCCGGCGGATGCCCAGGAGATCACGTTGCCCGACGGGTCCGTGATGGAGACGATCGTGTTGTTGAACGTGCTCTTGATGTGCGCGTGGCCGTGAGCGACGTTCTTCTTTTCCTTGCGGCGCACCTTCTTGGCAGCGCCCTGACGACCCTTGGGGGGCATCTATTA
This genomic interval from Streptomyces dengpaensis contains the following:
- a CDS encoding DUF389 domain-containing protein, translating into MLHLRLITPANRTDDVVRLIEKTVGTTHLVVMPGAARNPAGDVVMCDVAREAADELIGALRALDIDKTGSIAVENIDLSISKRAEKAEEEAPGEAADAVLWEHLADATHEESTLSFTYVAFITLATMIAACGVVLDNAILIVGAMAVGPEFGPLAGFSTAIVQRHPRLALRSMIALLAGFAVAMVVTVGFSYFMDAVGLFTQEQLDADRPNTGFVWAPDWFSFVVAVLAGTAGTLSLTSSKSGALVGVAISVTTVPAAANAAVALSYGDSKQTWGSTEQLLLNLLGIILAGTLTLLAQKWLWARQRDRQAREGARAGGN
- the glmM gene encoding phosphoglucosamine mutase is translated as MGRLFGTDGVRGVANADLTAELALGLSVAAAHVLAEAGTFEGHRPKAVVGRDPRASGEFLEAAVVAGLASAGVDVLRVGVLPTPAVAYLTGALGADLGVMLSASHNAMPDNGIKFFARGGHKLADELEDKIERVYEEHRTGAPWDRPTGAGVGRVTSYDQGLDQYVAHLIGVLPNRLDGLKVVLDEAHGAAARVSPEAFSRAGAEIVTIGAEPDGLNINDGCGSTHLGKLQAAVLEHGADLGIAHDGDADRCLAVDHTGAEVDGDQILAVLALAMRERSALRSDTVVATVMSNLGFKLAMEREGVSLVQTAVGDRYVLEEMKEHGYALGGEQSGHVIVLDHATTGDGTLTGLLLAARVAQTGRTLQDLASIMERLPQVLINVPDVDKSRVKTSAELSAAVADAERELGSTGRVLLRPSGTEPLVRVMVEAADIDHARSVAGRLADAVKSALG
- the rpsI gene encoding 30S ribosomal protein S9, producing MAENTVEQPVEETELVDIDSYTTESEIVVEGEYTSESMASRFGEPQPAAGLGRRKNAIARVRIVPGTGKWKINGRTLEDYFPNKVHQQEVNEPFKVLELEGRYDVIARIAGGGVSGQAGALRLGVARALNEADVDNNRGALKKAGFLKRDDRAVERKKAGLKKARKAPQYSKR
- the rplM gene encoding 50S ribosomal protein L13, coding for MRTYSPKPGDITRQWHVIDAQDVVLGRLATTAANLLRGKHKPIFAPHVDAGDFVIIINADKVHLSGNKRTQKMAYRHSGYPGGLRSVRYDELMDKNPEKAVEKAVKGMLPKNSLGRQMLSKLKVYSGDQHPHAAQQPVPFEITQVAQ
- a CDS encoding glycosyltransferase family 87 protein codes for the protein MNEGKSDMSGWLVRRASRHAWAVLAVVLCVPVVNVARASSDGGMDNAIVVRAARTWLDGGSPYADPHFLYLPGAVLAAVPQAMLPLAALRVLVPLTVTALLAAGWACALRIHGISWRSRFAVLGLTALALGFAPFGHLVTLGNWTVTAALALPLGLLCAVRGRWVAAGAVIGAAIVLKPLLAPVALLFVFAREWRGLAVLVLVPAVVSGGAALLMPDPAGFVTRTLPFLLRGHDDFVRLYEASPGAVLARLGVPAAVAGVLAGVAALAGVWCAYRRWRLALPGPLRVVEAGVMLMLSAFLVSRPSYDHYLLVVVPLLLAGLPCPGSVARGPWFWLAFVPQVPGVTWPWLEPVTRRAYRDCLTLCVLAAAVAVRPGLSLGPVSRRPALQAVPARPALRDDCPQR
- a CDS encoding glycoside hydrolase family 26 protein, which encodes MRVCRVTAALLVPLTAAALALTACSPGTVGGRSRVPATAAGAQEPPYDVRPLLQPAKKYFGVARAKAPHSMEPVDDYTRLVGKRPNLIRYYAAWGDGFDATGVRNAWNTGALTIVSWEPQKTSLTEIADGETDAYIKEYATAVRTLNIPVAISFADEMNGDWEKWGITETTPKEYVRAWRHIHDVFEDVGATHVIWAWSPNIIKPDTHDDLSRFYPGENYVDWVGLIGYFTDWDPHTFEGLFGATMAEVRRFSREPMLVLETGAMPGELRATHVRALFEGIAPARDIVGFAWFDYKAREDWRLTVEPEGLAEFRRLAADDLYGFDARKAR
- a CDS encoding GDSL-type esterase/lipase family protein → MSDQYDDVPGSSFTERPADLITTDITADLLRGALELERTQHGVLPHRLPARARAQCADGQLAMAEAQPSGVRLVFRTRATVVELDTLPTKTVYLGAPPRPDGVYDLLVDGRPAGRASAPGGNALIVDMTTGSAESRPGPVGTVRFAGLPGQVKAVEIWLPHNEVTQLVALRTDAPVEAVPQGGRKVWLHHGSSISQGSDAASPSTTWPALAASLGGVDLINLGLGGGALLDAFTARALRDTPADLISVKIGINLVNTDLMRLRAFTPAVHGFLDTIREGHPTAPLLVVSPILCPIHEDTPGPSAPDFSDLSAGRLRLRAAGDPAERVAGKLTLGVIRDELSRIVKQRAAEDPHLYYLDGRDLYGAADFVELPLPDQLHPDAATHCRIGERFAELVFRTGGPFAAERS
- the truA gene encoding tRNA pseudouridine(38-40) synthase TruA, encoding MSDEVQPGFVRVRLELSYDGTAFHGWAKQAGERRTVQAEIEDALRTVTRSGDTAYELTVAGRTDAGVHARGQVAHVDLPLEVWGEHRGKLLKRLAGRLPKDVRVWALREAPSGFNARFSAIWRRYAYRVTDNPGGVDPLLRGHVLWHDWPLDVDAMNEAAGRLLGEHDFAAYCKRREGATTIRTLQELSLVRGEDGIITATVRADAFCHNMVRSLIGALLFVGDGHRGTDWPGKVLAAGVRDSAVHVVRPHGLTLEEVGYPADELLAARSKEARNKRSLPGAAGCAAC
- the rplQ gene encoding 50S ribosomal protein L17 — protein: MPKPTKGARLGGSAAHEKLLLANLAKSLFEHGRITTTEAKARRLRPYAERLITKAKKGDLHNRRQVLSVITDKSIVHTLFTEIGPRYENRPGGYTRITKIGNRRGDNAPMAVIELVEALTVAQQATGEAEAATKRAAKDAEAAAPAAAEAAEAVEDAKPAEQAAEESKDA